Proteins from a genomic interval of Gordonia sp. SL306:
- a CDS encoding serine hydrolase — protein sequence MGVRTSSRARTRRSTAVVVVAVVAATAVAACDTSSSESSSVSGPSSSAASAAEEPGDPNTAVAQGLPDNAVDTAVGELDGLVGSLMRSTKIPGMAVAVVHGGKSVYAKGFGVSEVGTDRKVDADTVFPLASMSKSIGSTVIAKLITDKVVGWDTPVAPNLPGFALSDLYVSQNVTIGDMYSHRSGLPDHAGDKLEELGYDRDQILARLRYMPLDPFRVTYNYTNFGVTAAAESAARKAGSDWATLSEQALYGPLGMTHTSSRFRDFEAEPDRVVGHVQDGGNWVRTPQQRDPDAQSPAGGISSSVNDLTHWMAMLLGNGMYNGKQIVGEDALLPAVTPEMISSPAGSPDARAGYYGYGFNVSVTEGARTQYSHSGAFSMGAGTNFLVMPSADVAIVALSNAAPIGAVDALTGEFADIVAFGEVRHDWRTLYAHGYAEMNKPSGTLVGQQPPANPAPAQPLSTYAGTYQNDVYGPAVVREQNGKLILALGPDGKTTHELTHWDGNTFTFTLRTENAEPGSISKVTFDGAAGSRMTVEYYDDGTSNGEFTR from the coding sequence ATGGGCGTTCGAACCTCATCGCGCGCGCGAACCCGACGGTCGACCGCCGTCGTGGTCGTCGCGGTGGTCGCCGCCACCGCCGTCGCCGCGTGCGATACGTCGTCATCGGAGTCGTCGTCGGTGTCCGGTCCCTCGTCGTCCGCGGCGTCCGCCGCAGAGGAGCCCGGTGATCCGAACACCGCCGTCGCGCAGGGCCTCCCGGATAATGCGGTGGACACCGCCGTCGGAGAGCTCGATGGCCTCGTCGGTTCCCTGATGAGGTCCACCAAGATCCCGGGGATGGCCGTCGCCGTGGTTCACGGCGGAAAGTCGGTGTATGCGAAGGGGTTCGGCGTCTCGGAGGTGGGCACCGACCGAAAAGTCGACGCGGATACGGTGTTCCCGCTGGCATCGATGTCGAAGTCGATTGGCTCCACCGTGATCGCGAAGTTGATCACCGACAAGGTGGTGGGGTGGGACACCCCGGTCGCGCCGAATCTTCCGGGCTTCGCACTCTCCGACCTCTACGTGAGCCAGAACGTCACCATCGGGGACATGTACTCGCATCGTTCCGGGCTGCCCGATCACGCGGGGGACAAACTCGAAGAGCTCGGATACGACCGGGACCAGATCCTCGCCCGGTTGCGCTACATGCCACTGGACCCGTTCCGCGTCACCTACAACTACACCAACTTCGGGGTGACCGCGGCGGCCGAGTCGGCTGCTCGGAAGGCGGGGTCGGACTGGGCGACGCTCTCGGAGCAGGCGCTCTACGGTCCACTCGGCATGACTCACACCAGTTCCCGGTTTCGCGACTTCGAGGCCGAGCCCGACCGGGTGGTCGGCCACGTGCAGGACGGTGGCAACTGGGTCAGGACACCGCAGCAGCGTGATCCCGACGCCCAGTCACCGGCGGGTGGTATCTCGTCGTCGGTGAACGACCTGACGCATTGGATGGCGATGCTGCTCGGCAACGGGATGTACAACGGCAAGCAGATCGTCGGTGAGGATGCGCTGCTGCCGGCAGTGACGCCGGAGATGATCTCGTCGCCCGCCGGTTCACCGGACGCACGGGCCGGTTATTACGGTTACGGATTCAACGTCTCGGTCACCGAAGGGGCCCGCACGCAATACAGCCACTCCGGGGCCTTCTCGATGGGGGCCGGGACGAACTTCCTGGTCATGCCGTCGGCCGACGTCGCGATCGTCGCGCTGTCCAACGCCGCTCCCATCGGGGCTGTGGACGCGCTGACCGGCGAGTTCGCCGACATCGTCGCGTTCGGCGAGGTACGCCACGATTGGCGCACCCTGTACGCCCACGGCTACGCCGAGATGAACAAGCCCTCCGGCACCCTCGTGGGACAGCAGCCGCCTGCGAACCCGGCGCCGGCGCAGCCGCTGTCGACCTATGCAGGCACGTATCAGAACGACGTGTACGGGCCTGCCGTCGTCCGCGAGCAGAACGGCAAGCTCATCCTCGCGCTGGGGCCCGACGGGAAGACGACGCACGAGCTGACGCACTGGGACGGCAATACCTTCACGTTCACGCTGCGCACCGAGAACGCCGAGCCGGGATCGATCTCCAAGGTCACCTTCGACGGCGCGGCCGGCTCACGGATGACCGTGGAGTACTACGACGACGGGACGTCGAACGGCGAGTTCACACGCTGA
- a CDS encoding NADH:flavin oxidoreductase, whose protein sequence is MTAPDPFTPARLGPLTLRNRLIKCATFEGATPDALVTDDLVEFHREVAAGGVAMSTVAYCAVAPEGRTDRHQIWLRDEAMPGLRRLTDAIHSEGALAAAQLGHAGPVANSVSNRKKALGPSRIPAPMGMSVTQKLDADGITAMLATFRRAARIAVDSGFDGLEIHCGHNYLVSSFLSPLLNHRHDGYGGSLVNRARFAREVVEAVRDEVGDEAAVWAKLNMYDGVGTPGTGHRSRFSGFNIDEACAVAQLLESDGHLDAIEPTAGSSLLNPMYLFHGDPPRDEFADVFRGAMRAGLKAMGPIFLKHYEYHDAYLLPLARQLRAAVRMPLILLGGITDRPSMELALAEGFDFVAMGRALLREPDLPLRIQADPSTTSRCVHCNLCMPTIYSHTRCPIRTGEVPDPLAVEAAAR, encoded by the coding sequence ATGACCGCGCCCGATCCCTTCACCCCGGCACGTCTCGGACCGCTGACGCTGCGCAATCGCCTGATCAAGTGCGCGACCTTCGAGGGCGCCACCCCCGACGCCCTGGTGACCGACGACCTCGTCGAGTTCCACCGCGAGGTCGCCGCGGGCGGCGTCGCGATGAGCACGGTGGCCTACTGCGCCGTGGCCCCCGAAGGCCGTACCGACCGACACCAGATCTGGCTGCGAGACGAGGCGATGCCAGGTCTCCGACGGCTCACCGACGCCATCCACTCCGAAGGCGCCCTGGCCGCCGCACAGCTCGGACACGCGGGTCCGGTGGCGAACTCGGTGTCCAATCGCAAGAAAGCGCTCGGCCCCTCCCGCATCCCGGCACCGATGGGCATGTCCGTCACCCAGAAGCTCGACGCCGACGGGATCACCGCAATGCTGGCGACCTTTCGTCGAGCGGCCCGCATCGCGGTCGACTCGGGGTTCGACGGCCTCGAGATCCACTGCGGCCACAACTATCTGGTCAGTAGCTTCCTGTCCCCGCTGCTCAATCACCGCCACGACGGCTACGGCGGCTCCCTGGTCAACCGTGCCCGGTTCGCCCGCGAGGTCGTCGAGGCGGTACGCGACGAGGTGGGCGACGAGGCCGCGGTCTGGGCCAAGCTCAACATGTACGACGGCGTCGGCACGCCCGGCACCGGCCACCGCAGTCGATTCAGCGGTTTCAACATCGACGAGGCGTGTGCCGTGGCGCAACTCCTCGAGTCCGACGGCCACCTCGATGCGATCGAGCCCACCGCAGGCAGCTCACTGCTCAACCCGATGTATCTCTTCCACGGCGACCCGCCCCGCGACGAGTTCGCCGACGTGTTCCGCGGCGCGATGCGCGCCGGGCTGAAGGCGATGGGCCCGATCTTCCTCAAGCACTACGAGTATCACGACGCCTATCTGCTGCCCCTCGCACGACAGCTCCGCGCTGCGGTGCGCATGCCCCTGATCCTGTTGGGCGGCATCACCGATCGACCCTCGATGGAACTGGCGCTCGCGGAAGGCTTCGACTTCGTGGCGATGGGCCGTGCCCTGCTGCGCGAACCGGACCTGCCGCTGCGCATCCAGGCCGACCCGAGCACGACGTCGCGCTGCGTGCACTGCAATCTGTGCATGCCGACCATCTACAGCCACACCCGCTGCCCTATCCGGACGGGCGAGGTCCCCGATCCGCTCGCCGTCGAGGCCGCCGCACGGTGA
- a CDS encoding TetR/AcrR family transcriptional regulator, with translation MPAPTATHRGEPTRTALLTAAESLFLTDGYEQVSVRAICAAADANPAAVHYHFGSKDRLAVELLEDRLAPRWADPLDRFDPATSDLTSLVDLILAPFVDIQDDPVGRLHLRLLARFVLTHPQATWTRPWFQLDRWSGVLVRLIDGISDDDACRRWGLAFQLVLTQFGGEQPLSPAATAALADFVVAGLAVPTRTSPRATPPAAQPQENS, from the coding sequence ATGCCCGCGCCGACAGCCACTCATCGCGGCGAACCGACCCGGACGGCACTCCTCACCGCGGCCGAGTCGCTGTTCCTCACCGACGGGTACGAACAGGTATCGGTGCGTGCCATCTGCGCAGCGGCCGACGCGAACCCGGCAGCTGTCCACTACCACTTCGGTTCCAAGGATCGACTTGCCGTCGAACTCCTCGAAGACCGACTGGCCCCACGCTGGGCCGACCCTCTCGACCGGTTCGACCCCGCAACCTCCGACCTCACCTCACTCGTCGACCTGATCCTGGCGCCCTTTGTCGACATCCAGGACGACCCGGTCGGCCGCCTCCATCTACGGCTGCTGGCGCGTTTCGTCCTCACGCATCCGCAGGCCACCTGGACCCGTCCCTGGTTTCAGCTCGACCGCTGGTCCGGGGTACTCGTCCGGCTGATCGACGGCATCTCCGACGACGACGCGTGCCGCCGGTGGGGTCTCGCGTTCCAGCTCGTGCTCACCCAGTTCGGCGGTGAGCAACCACTGTCACCTGCCGCCACCGCGGCACTCGCGGACTTCGTCGTCGCCGGACTCGCCGTGCCCACCCGCACATCCCCACGTGCAACCCCACCCGCAGCCCAGCCCCAGGAGAACTCATGA
- the lpdA gene encoding dihydrolipoyl dehydrogenase: MSEHFQTVVLGAGPGGYVAAIRSAQLGMKTAVIEEKYWGGVCLNVGCIPSKALLRNAELAHIFNHQAKTFGMTGDVSFDFGAAFDRSRKVSDGIVKGVHFLMKKNKITEIDGYGKFKDAKTIVVGDREITFDNVIINTGSTVKLLPGVELSDNVVTYETQILTRELPKSIVIVGAGAIGMEFGYVLANYGVDVTIVEFLDRVLPNEDVDASKAIAKEYKKLGVKVLTSTKVQTVKDNGDSVTVSYRDAKDNDGEITVDKVLMSVGFAPRVEGFGLENTGVELTDRGAIAIDDFMRTNVDNIYAIGDVTAKLMLAHVAEAQGVVAAEVMAGAETMTLGDYRFMPRATFCQPQVASFGLTEAQAKDEGYNVKATTFPFSANGKAQGLGETAGFAKLLTNADTDELLGGHLVGDNVSEMLPEMTLAHKWDLTAKELARNVHTHPTLSEAMQETFHGAIGHMINL; encoded by the coding sequence GTGTCTGAACACTTTCAAACAGTTGTCCTGGGTGCAGGTCCAGGTGGGTACGTGGCCGCGATCCGGTCTGCCCAGCTGGGCATGAAAACCGCCGTCATCGAAGAGAAGTACTGGGGCGGCGTCTGCCTCAACGTCGGATGCATCCCGTCCAAGGCGCTTCTGCGGAACGCCGAGCTCGCCCACATCTTCAACCATCAGGCGAAGACCTTCGGCATGACCGGCGACGTCTCGTTCGATTTCGGCGCGGCCTTCGACCGGAGCCGCAAGGTGTCGGACGGCATCGTCAAGGGCGTCCACTTCCTGATGAAGAAGAACAAGATCACCGAGATCGACGGATACGGGAAGTTCAAGGACGCCAAGACCATCGTCGTGGGCGATCGCGAGATCACCTTCGACAACGTCATCATCAACACCGGCTCCACTGTGAAGCTGCTGCCCGGTGTCGAGCTCTCGGACAACGTGGTCACCTATGAGACCCAGATCCTCACCCGTGAGCTGCCGAAGTCGATCGTGATCGTCGGCGCAGGCGCCATCGGTATGGAGTTCGGCTACGTGCTCGCCAACTACGGTGTCGACGTCACCATCGTCGAGTTCCTCGACCGCGTGCTGCCGAACGAGGACGTCGACGCGTCCAAGGCCATCGCCAAGGAATACAAGAAGCTCGGGGTCAAGGTCCTGACCTCCACCAAGGTGCAGACCGTCAAGGACAACGGCGACAGCGTCACCGTGAGTTACCGGGACGCCAAGGACAACGACGGTGAGATCACCGTCGACAAGGTCCTGATGTCCGTTGGCTTCGCCCCGCGCGTCGAGGGCTTCGGCCTCGAGAACACCGGTGTCGAGCTGACCGACCGCGGTGCCATCGCCATCGACGACTTCATGCGGACCAACGTCGACAACATCTACGCCATCGGCGACGTCACCGCGAAGCTGATGCTCGCGCACGTCGCCGAAGCGCAGGGCGTGGTGGCCGCCGAGGTGATGGCCGGTGCGGAGACGATGACGCTCGGCGACTACCGCTTCATGCCGCGCGCCACGTTCTGCCAGCCGCAGGTCGCCTCGTTCGGGCTCACCGAGGCGCAAGCGAAGGACGAGGGCTACAACGTCAAGGCCACCACGTTCCCGTTCAGTGCCAACGGCAAGGCCCAGGGTCTCGGCGAGACCGCCGGCTTCGCGAAGCTGCTCACCAACGCCGACACCGACGAGCTGCTCGGTGGTCACCTGGTGGGCGACAACGTCTCCGAGATGCTTCCCGAGATGACGCTGGCCCACAAATGGGATCTGACCGCCAAGGAACTCGCGCGCAACGTGCACACCCACCCGACGTTGTCGGAGGCGATGCAGGAGACCTTCCACGGCGCGATCGGCCACATGATCAACCTGTGA
- a CDS encoding DNA-3-methyladenine glycosylase family protein, translated as MTAQRSWVPPWPLDISATVGHLRRGSGDPAFVYGRDGSVWRAVHTPDGPGTLTVDFDGTTVIGRAWGAGAAWLLDQMPDFLGAQDDPSALEPCDPVVERLVRQSEGLRIGRTDRVWEALVPAILEQKVVGTEAWRAWRYLLRRYGERAPGPVPDTMRVPPPQPTWARIPSWEWHRSGIEPVRMRTIRGATSMDVERHPDHLRLLRGVGRWTEAETRARAVGDADVVNVGDYHIPSLVGQALIGEPVDDDGMLELLEPYAGQRQRIIRMIELHGPRPQRRGPRMSVRDYRDF; from the coding sequence ATGACTGCGCAGCGGTCGTGGGTGCCGCCGTGGCCGTTGGACATCAGCGCGACGGTCGGACATCTCCGTCGCGGCAGCGGCGACCCCGCCTTTGTCTATGGCCGTGACGGCTCGGTCTGGCGAGCGGTCCACACTCCGGACGGTCCGGGCACTCTGACAGTCGACTTCGACGGCACCACGGTCATCGGTCGCGCGTGGGGGGCGGGTGCCGCGTGGCTCCTCGACCAGATGCCGGATTTCCTCGGCGCGCAGGATGATCCGAGTGCGCTCGAGCCGTGCGACCCCGTCGTCGAACGTCTGGTTCGGCAATCTGAGGGTCTGCGGATCGGGCGCACCGACCGGGTGTGGGAGGCGCTGGTGCCGGCCATCCTCGAGCAGAAGGTCGTCGGTACCGAGGCGTGGCGGGCGTGGCGATACCTGTTGCGGCGCTACGGAGAGCGGGCTCCGGGCCCGGTACCGGACACCATGCGGGTTCCGCCGCCGCAGCCGACGTGGGCGCGGATTCCCAGTTGGGAATGGCATCGCAGCGGTATCGAGCCGGTGCGGATGCGCACCATCCGCGGCGCGACCTCGATGGACGTGGAACGCCATCCCGATCACCTTCGACTACTCCGTGGCGTAGGCCGGTGGACCGAGGCGGAGACACGCGCGCGCGCAGTCGGCGACGCCGACGTGGTCAACGTGGGCGATTACCACATCCCGTCGCTGGTGGGGCAGGCCCTGATCGGCGAACCCGTCGACGACGACGGCATGCTCGAACTGCTCGAACCCTATGCGGGGCAACGCCAGCGGATCATCCGGATGATCGAACTCCACGGCCCGCGGCCGCAGCGGCGCGGGCCGCGTATGTCGGTGCGGGACTATCGGGACTTCTGA
- a CDS encoding class I SAM-dependent methyltransferase: protein MDSIAQQLMRNTVFSHVYEQLWRPVFTRLFSLGGSGTADFDAALSAYLSRPGDRLMLDVACGPGNYTRRFAEGLSGDGRCVGIDFSPSMLAKAIRTNTIERTSYVRADAHSIPFADNTFDTVTCLAALYLIPDPLPVVDELLRVTRPGGEVVIFTSVRTDLTSVPGVREIAGMSGYRIFGRHEIVERLHAAGAEHVEQTITGQGQYVLATKAG from the coding sequence ATGGATTCGATCGCGCAGCAGTTGATGCGCAACACGGTGTTCTCCCATGTGTACGAACAACTCTGGCGACCTGTGTTCACCCGGTTGTTCAGCCTCGGCGGATCCGGTACCGCCGATTTCGACGCGGCTCTGTCCGCTTACCTGTCGCGGCCCGGCGATCGGCTGATGCTCGACGTCGCCTGCGGCCCCGGCAATTACACGCGCCGATTCGCCGAGGGCCTGAGCGGCGACGGCCGATGCGTCGGCATCGACTTCTCTCCGTCGATGCTCGCCAAGGCGATCCGGACCAACACCATCGAGCGCACGAGCTATGTCCGGGCCGATGCGCACTCGATCCCGTTTGCGGACAACACCTTCGACACCGTCACGTGCCTGGCGGCGCTCTATCTCATCCCTGATCCGCTGCCCGTCGTCGACGAGTTGCTCCGGGTCACGCGCCCTGGAGGCGAGGTGGTGATCTTCACGTCCGTACGCACCGATCTCACCTCCGTGCCGGGTGTCCGCGAGATCGCGGGGATGTCGGGCTATCGGATCTTCGGCAGACACGAGATCGTCGAGCGGCTGCACGCGGCCGGCGCCGAGCACGTCGAGCAGACCATCACGGGCCAGGGGCAATACGTCCTCGCCACCAAGGCGGGCTGA